The genomic window AAAAACTTGGATGTGTAGCTGGACTGATAATAATATAAgttaaataacaataacaataataataataataggaatgcttttattaataaaagaaattaaataatatttttttatttcaactaattttagaaattaatttcCGTAATCACCTGAGCTAGCAATATAGTTAACAAAGGTTAGGTCCgataaaaaataacaattaacttTCCGTGGGATCTACTGTTTAAAgaagaaaagtataggtaaacaatattattgttgaacaatatgaacaatggggttaaaaaagtaaattaatccCAAATTTAATTAGTGGTATGagtaattaatatctaataataaCCAAATTTAAAGCgtgttgttcatgttgttcaagaaaGTTATTGGTTACCTAATATAACCATTAAAAAATTTGTCATTTAAAGTTACAGCAAGATGTCCTAAAAAGTTAACATGTGTTATCTATACCTGTAGATGGAATTTTTCATCTACACATTAGTACTCGCCTTGTAAATTTTGTATTCATCATGGATCCTTGTAAGAGTGACTCATTTTCGCAAACTATTTGCATTACAAGGTTTTTACTTTGTTCATGCTTTGGGATTCAAAGTAACTATATCCTTGGTCCCCTAGCTTGCAGTTCATAAAAATATTTGAAGCATCAACATGAGTGATTAAGCAACTACTCACTCACTCAGCTAAATACATAATGATTTTATACTTAAGACTTTGTTTTCAAAGCTGAAAGAATTAAACTTGAACCCTTGTTTGAGAGTGAGTTCACTTTTTCATTTGTATAACAGTGTCTATGTCTATGTAAGATGAAATATAAAACACCGAAAAATGCAACACACAGCCAAGCGCATAACTTGCTTTGCAAGAAACAAGTTGAGTACTGccaatgaagaaatgagttttgtTCTACTTGCGCTGCTAAAACAGTAAGAAAGAAAAACTTTAAGAGACGCATTTCTGAAAATTGCACATCTTGTGAGACTTGGtacattaattattttttgattGATTTTTGACAGTAACCTATAGGTTAATAGCGCAAGGACTAATTAGCTATAGATCTGAGCTCTATTTAAGGATTTGTCCCTAACTAATGGATTGCTACGTATACAAAACAAGATTCgacccccgacacttgcttaaacgGACAAGTGAGCAAACcttttgactaacctaagttggTTGGATTAGCTATGAACCAAGCTCTTTTAATGAAAATTACAATTACAAGACCATTATCTTATCAAATTTGTCATATAAAAAACACTGTACAGTATTTCTAATCACTTCTGCAGCAGTGAAGATACAAGAAGTATCAATACTCTGTCATAAAACACTCTCTTTCAAAAAGCTTAAGCATTTGTGAGAGATTGTTCACGACATAGTTTCCATAATTCAAAACGTCACTACAATTGGTGGCTAAAGAAATTCCTAGTAAAGAGACGGCATGTCAAAATGTCATTACAATTTATTTTCTTGGACTTGAACACTGATGATGCAACATTGTTTGGTCTCCGGTAAGATCCCTGTAGCAAGTACTCAATGGATCTTTCCGTGTTTCTTGGGCGCCTTTCTTTTTCTGTCTCTTCTTAGAATGCAAGAACTCATTTGCTATGGATTCCAATGCTCGAACAGTCAATGGCCGGTTTCTAGTACTTTGTCTCCTGGGAATTATGTCAGGCTGCTGCTCCAAAGAATCATGGCTTTGAGGCTTCTCAACATCACCCGAGGGTCTTTCCTGCTCTTCAGGAATCATATCATTTTGCTTTTGCAGTTGCAGTTGCTCCTTGTGCTCTGCAGTTGCAATTATTTCACCATCTTCAGGCTTCGGCCGAACATGAGATGCATCTAAAGTGAGCTGTGGTTTTGATTCACATTTCTCAACTTTATCACAAGAAATGACCTTGTCAACAAGGAATCTATTTCGGAAGCTTTCTCCATTAGCACTTCCTTCAGCTGAAGGAGAAACCGAACTTACATTCTTCTCATGTCCAATTGAATTGCCAGCATTCTTGTTGGCATCTGGAAAACAGGATGACTGGGAGACTCCAGGTTTTTCTGATCTAAAGCTCCCTGACTTCTCAAGCATGCGGTTTGTTTCAGATTTAACACAAGCAGTCAGTCTTCGCCGTTTGGTGGGATGAGCTGCAAGATTTGATCTCGCTCTCCGACAGAATTGATGTTTTATGGTAGGCAAACATGTCTTCGGATTTTCACATTTCTTATCCACCTTGTTTCCATTACCATCTGGTTTACAACCATGTGCTTTCGGTTTAGCAGCATCTCTTTCGTGCGTGCCTTTCAGAAAATTCTTCGTATTCTTTTTCCCACATACAACCATAGTAGCTTCTATCTTGCTTGAAGATTTGTCATCTGAGGAACTCCCATCACTTTCTCTTTTAATTCCAATTATCTTCGAAGCTTCTTCCAGTTTAGCTAGTGGATATCTTAATTCTCTCACCTTTGATAAATTTCTTTCACAAGGAAAACTAGTATCAACAACGGTGAATATTGCATACTTTTTGTTGTCAAGGCCACCCTTAATGGGGTTAGCCTTTTTGATATCTTTGTCCTCTTTATTACATGTTATGCCAGCAGAATTTAGCTCAATTTTTCCCAATGGTTTACCAGGTATAGACCTCAATTCCCTAGATTCAGATGACTTCCTGCCATGCAACAAACTGGTACCAATAACTGTAAACTTCATAGGATTGGTATTATTGATAGAAGCACGAGGTTTGAGGTAACAGTGGCGATGACCATCAGATTGAGAATCCTCATTCAATCCCTTTTCGATCTCTTCATCATTGCAGCTATCAACTTTAGCTTCTTCgccttcaagctcaagaagaTTCGGCTCAGCTACAACTTTGTTCAACACATCACTGACAGAATCAAAGTAATGATCACCTTTCACAAGTTTTCTCCTCGAAAATTTCTTAATACCAGGGATGAGAAAAACTAAAAACTCTTTAGAGCAGATGTATCCTTGACTATTCGGTTGCTCAGAGTGCCAGCCTCTTGCCAGTAAGCGGGGCCAAACAGCTTCCCAGAAAAGATCATTACTTTTCGCTTTGCTCAGTCGGAATCCTCCGGTCAAAAACTTTATTATATCATTGGGTTCAAGAGAAGACCAAGCTTTGCTATTTGGTACTGAAAACTCGTGGCTGTTCCTCCCAGGTTCCGTAGAAAGCCTTGTAAGGTCTTCCTTCCCCTTGCCAATGCCTACAGCTTCCACAAGCATGCCAAGTCCCACGGTAGATTTCAAAGATGATACATATTCTTCTAGAGAAGTTCTCCCCTCCATATATGACTTAGAAACCTGATTATAAACATGAGCCAAGTGAGGGATGATTTCGGTATTTATGTCATCTGATATTTCATCTTAACAACCATTGTATTGAAAATACAAACTTAAAAATGAAATATTTAGCAAACTCACGAAGCTTTCCTTTGTAAATTACAAAGGGCTAAATCAGTTTAGTAACACATGAGAATGAAAGACATGTTTGACATAATATGATGCATTAACAATAGGTATCGTATAACAACAATAGAGACAAAGGATCTCAAAGATGACATGATTGACTACCTGTTGCAAGCTTTCTCGAAATTCCTCTGAAACCTGAGGAAGCAAGCGAGACATTAGTTCATGTTGCCTCCATCCGTTAAAAAATTTCCGTCCTTGCATACATTTTCTTCCTTTCTTGTTCTTGCAGGAAGTCCATCTACGGTATTCTTCAGACTTATAAAACTTGCCATAGTAAAATGATAGTATGTCCCCCATGCCTTTGTTCTCCAAGAACTTTTGTATCTGTATAAAATTCttcccaaaaataaataaactaaggACAAAACTCTTAACATCAGAATCACTCCAGGAGTTACTCAATGTTCCAGGGACCATCATGTAATTTTGGCTTTCATCCAATTGACCTCCCTTGTTGACAGAAGTGGTTGGTTTGGATTCTATTCCATGATCTGGTATACTGTTTTTCTTCTTCAAGTCATTGTCTCGACTATGCCACAGACGCAGCCCTTCAAAACCATTATCCACCTCCTTAGGCACCCACATGGTTGGGATGGTTAAACCAATAGCAAAATGAAGTGAATTATCATGCACAGCTTCTGAATCAGCAGGATTCATTTGAAGTTGAAGCTGTTCATATTCTTTCAAGAAGGAAGGAACGTCCACCTGGTGTTCAAGACCGACTTGCGGATTCATTTGGGGGGCTCCAACTATGTCATTTATATCTGGAGAACTTGGAGGACTATCAGAAGTTTGCTCTACCAAATGATCGTAATCCTGGTGAATTGACTCCATCTGCCAAGCAATAAAATTAGTTAGTCAAGCCATAACTTCAACTCAATATCTGAGAATATTGCAGAGAAAATTCAGATTAGATATATGGTCAAGAATGCACTTCAAACATTAGTGGAAACTGCATCTACCAGTATTGTTCCAGGGAAGTTTGACTAGTTTCTAACCAACCATTTCATGTTTTTTCTCATCAGTACTTGAGAATAGCCTCTTATTTATTGAAGGAATTTGAATTTGATGACCTTCCTCATTCAAGTTTTATAGCTAATCATCTCCATTGGTTTTTATATTATCTAAGCTATATATCCATAATAGCTACTTAAAACAAAGCATTAGGTCTCTCCCATGTTTTCTGACCTTCCATTTTTCACAATTATCAAATTCTATAAAAATCAAACAGACTCACTCAATGAAAAAACATATTCAGTACTGAGAATCAAGAAGTTGCAGCAATACAATAGTGAATTCAGATTTATTCAATTTGCCAAAGCAAGTCAAACTATTCAAGTGTTAAAATTTAAGTGGCTATTGCTCTTTCTTATAATATACTCCCCCTGGTCTTGTTTATCCGTCACCATCACTTTTTGGTACAACCTTCAATCACCGTCAATGAACTCGAACACGTTGATCCAAGGATGTACCCAAAAAACTGACAAAGACAAACCAAAACGAACAGAGAGAGTATACATTTGTGTAGATGACCAGAGTTTCCATCTGTATTTGGTGTGAAattataaaatacaatattaaagTTATAACAATGAATCCCTCCACACACAACCCAATCCATGCTTACAAGCATCAAAAGATGCAATCTTTGGGGGAATGAATTCTCGAACAGCTAACAAACCCAATTTATTCTTTTTCTGCAGCAAAGGGATATTTCAAAGCAGCTGAAATTCAAAGCACTAGAGTCCTCAACAATGGTACCTAAGACACTCCATAACACAAACCCTATCAATTCTTTAGccagaaaattaaaaatccaattaGTGTAACTCAAACACCCGAAGGAATACAACATTCTTCACCAGTTGACACAGCTTTAGAAACAAAACCACTGAATCACACATATAACAGCAACCACAATATATTCGATCTTAGCTTAAAACAAAGGCAAAGATAACTTATTACAAACCAAACCAAACTATAAGATACTCAACCTCAGATCCACATACATGTAACTTCATAATGAAAGCTAAAGACTAAAgagcatgtatatatatatacatgtagcAGAGAAATACAGAACGAAACAGACTCAGATACGTTAGTAACGAagttgaaaataataataaataaaaataataacaataaacaagTGCATTGACAAGAAGATTCAGCACATCGACATGATTACGACGATATATGGAAACACTAAGCAGCCACAGAAATATTTAAGGGTCCTTGTTCTTAGTATCGTGCGTTCATATTAATCTAGAACAGGAACGAGTAGTATAACACACATTTATTTGAGAAGATTTTCGTAGATGATAATGAAGAATGAACATTTTGCTAAAGTGTAGCAGAAACAGTTAAAACCATAAATACATAACATCACATATaataatatgaaataagaagaagatggagttgattaaattacatatatatgtttatgttatcATAAAAGTTAAGGATATGTATATAATGAAGGAAGCGGTGAAATAAAGAACAAaggtaaagaagagaagagagaaagagagaggaaccTGGTGAGGGTGAATTCGCGGGGCATATGAGAATGAAGGAAGAGAAAAGAGGGAAcgaatgaagaaaaagaagagactCTTGTTTGCTATGTGCCGTGCTGTGCTGTGGCCTCAGTATTTTGAAACACGGCCGAGTTAAATGAGTGAGTGACTCGCCCGAGTTCATGACATTGGCATGGGCTGTGTGTGTGTTTAAGTTGACGTGGTTATAAAGTCATTTATACTAATTTATCATTTTTTGGACTAATCCAAACATAGTATTTGAAATGTATTTGTTTTTGGTAGAGCTGAAACTGAGTCAAGACAGCTTATGAACTAGTTTGAGTTTGATTCGTTAATAGTTCAATAAGCTAAATTGGTGAGCTGGTAAACTAAGCTTGAGCTTGAAATTGAGCTCGTAAATTAAATGAGAGGAATTTGAGTTTGGATAAACTCAACTCATTAGCTCATGAATCTATNNNNNNNNNNNNNNNNNNNNNNNNNNNNNNNNNNNNNNNNNNNNNNNNNNNNNNNNNNNNNNNNNNNNNNNNNNNNNNNNNNNNNNNNNNNNNNNNNNNNNNNNNNNNNNNNNNNNNNNNNNNNNNNNNNNNNNNNNNNNNNNNNNNNNNNNNNNNNNNNNNNNNNNNNNNNNNNNNNNNNNNNNNNNNNNNNNNNNNNNNNNNNNNNNNNNATATATATATTAatgatcttaattatttaaaattttatatataattttgatgtagaacataaataaaaaattataatttattggtagataaataatatataaaattgatctttttaaatatcttttaaaatatataagttataatttattgatatagaattatagattatgttcctGTTATTTGAGCTAACTCGTGAGCTCGAGCCAGCTCATGAACTTTCGTGTGCCGAGTTTGAGTTTAAGAAataggctcgattgttaatgagtcgagatGTGAGTCAAGCTCAATTTTTGAGAGCCGAACTTTAGTTTGGTCTAACTCGACTCAACTCGGCTAACTTTCAGcactaattttttgttttaaaattcttTCTTATAAAGCACCTAGTGAAAAATCAA from Arachis ipaensis cultivar K30076 chromosome B09, Araip1.1, whole genome shotgun sequence includes these protein-coding regions:
- the LOC107619618 gene encoding uncharacterized protein LOC107619618 isoform X2, translating into MESIHQDYDHLVEQTSDSPPSSPDINDIVGAPQMNPQVGLEHQVDVPSFLKEYEQLQLQMNPADSEAVHDNSLHFAIGLTIPTMWVPKEVDNGFEGLRLWHSRDNDLKKKNSIPDHGIESKPTTSVNKGGQLDESQNYMMVPGTLSNSWSDSDVKSFVLSLFIFGKNFIQIQKFLENKGMGDILSFYYGKFYKSEEYRRWTSCKNKKGRKCMQGRKFFNGWRQHELMSRLLPQVSEEFRESLQQVSKSYMEGRTSLEEYVSSLKSTVGLGMLVEAVGIGKGKEDLTRLSTEPGRNSHEFSVPNSKAWSSLEPNDIIKFLTGGFRLSKAKSNDLFWEAVWPRLLARGWHSEQPNSQGYICSKEFLVFLIPGIKKFSRRKLVKGDHYFDSVSDVLNKVVAEPNLLELEGEEAKVDSCNDEEIEKGLNEDSQSDGHRHCYLKPRASINNTNPMKFTVIGTSLLHGRKSSESRELRSIPGKPLGKIELNSAGITCNKEDKDIKKANPIKGGLDNKKYAIFTVVDTSFPCERNLSKVRELRYPLAKLEEASKIIGIKRESDGSSSDDKSSSKIEATMVVCGKKNTKNFLKGTHERDAAKPKAHGCKPDGNGNKVDKKCENPKTCLPTIKHQFCRRARSNLAAHPTKRRRLTACVKSETNRMLEKSGSFRSEKPGVSQSSCFPDANKNAGNSIGHEKNVSSVSPSAEGSANGESFRNRFLVDKVISCDKVEKCESKPQLTLDASHVRPKPEDGEIIATAEHKEQLQLQKQNDMIPEEQERPSGDVEKPQSHDSLEQQPDIIPRRQSTRNRPLTVRALESIANEFLHSKKRQKKKGAQETRKDPLSTCYRDLTGDQTMLHHQCSSPRK
- the LOC107619618 gene encoding uncharacterized protein LOC107619618 isoform X1 is translated as MLMESIHQDYDHLVEQTSDSPPSSPDINDIVGAPQMNPQVGLEHQVDVPSFLKEYEQLQLQMNPADSEAVHDNSLHFAIGLTIPTMWVPKEVDNGFEGLRLWHSRDNDLKKKNSIPDHGIESKPTTSVNKGGQLDESQNYMMVPGTLSNSWSDSDVKSFVLSLFIFGKNFIQIQKFLENKGMGDILSFYYGKFYKSEEYRRWTSCKNKKGRKCMQGRKFFNGWRQHELMSRLLPQVSEEFRESLQQVSKSYMEGRTSLEEYVSSLKSTVGLGMLVEAVGIGKGKEDLTRLSTEPGRNSHEFSVPNSKAWSSLEPNDIIKFLTGGFRLSKAKSNDLFWEAVWPRLLARGWHSEQPNSQGYICSKEFLVFLIPGIKKFSRRKLVKGDHYFDSVSDVLNKVVAEPNLLELEGEEAKVDSCNDEEIEKGLNEDSQSDGHRHCYLKPRASINNTNPMKFTVIGTSLLHGRKSSESRELRSIPGKPLGKIELNSAGITCNKEDKDIKKANPIKGGLDNKKYAIFTVVDTSFPCERNLSKVRELRYPLAKLEEASKIIGIKRESDGSSSDDKSSSKIEATMVVCGKKNTKNFLKGTHERDAAKPKAHGCKPDGNGNKVDKKCENPKTCLPTIKHQFCRRARSNLAAHPTKRRRLTACVKSETNRMLEKSGSFRSEKPGVSQSSCFPDANKNAGNSIGHEKNVSSVSPSAEGSANGESFRNRFLVDKVISCDKVEKCESKPQLTLDASHVRPKPEDGEIIATAEHKEQLQLQKQNDMIPEEQERPSGDVEKPQSHDSLEQQPDIIPRRQSTRNRPLTVRALESIANEFLHSKKRQKKKGAQETRKDPLSTCYRDLTGDQTMLHHQCSSPRK